Proteins encoded within one genomic window of Streptomyces sp. NBC_01314:
- a CDS encoding galactose oxidase-like domain-containing protein — MKDRAGRRRARRLAIGGAVVLALAGMNGPWVYRFSTEKYHDYKINRPEYKAANGHWKVVEFPEEYRQNTIHAALLHTGKILLIAGSGNDADNFDAKKFDTRVWDPVKQTIKRVPTPADLFCTGHTQLSNGNLLIAGGTKRYEKLKGDVTKAGGLMIIHNENPDKGMRIKAGTEFVGKANGRTFVLKDTVDIKKAVKTFDPDTGKFTGNKPGIARAYVEAERRGKKYETGTEDNYRIVGLKGEDARNTYGIAQKLALDKKDFQGIRDAYEFDPVAEKYIKVDPMNEARWYPTLTTLTDGTVLSLSGLDEIGQLVPGKNEVYDPETRKWTYTKGVQQFPTYPAISLMQNGKLFYSGANAGYGPDDIGRDPGVWDLKSNKFTKLPGMSDGKLLETAGTVLLPPAQDEKYMVIGGGGVGESERSSKKTRLIDLLADEPRFVDGPEMAKGTRYPQASILPDDTVLISGGSEDYRGRGDSNILQARLYDARRGGMRRVADPLVGRNYHSGSILLPDGRVVFFGSDSLYSDRANTKPGEFEQRIEIYTPPYLFRDAQPTLTGGPKTVARGGKATFGTRHASAVRSARLIRPSASTHVTDVDQKSIEVDFEADGDRITVTVPKNRNLVQSGWYMLFVTDDAGTPSKARWVKVP; from the coding sequence ATGAAGGACCGTGCAGGCCGCCGCCGCGCCCGTCGCCTCGCGATCGGCGGGGCGGTGGTCCTCGCGCTCGCCGGGATGAACGGGCCATGGGTGTACCGCTTCAGCACCGAGAAGTACCACGACTACAAGATCAACAGACCCGAGTACAAGGCGGCCAACGGGCACTGGAAGGTCGTGGAGTTCCCGGAGGAGTACCGGCAGAACACGATCCACGCCGCCCTCCTGCACACCGGCAAGATCCTGCTGATCGCGGGTTCGGGCAACGACGCCGACAACTTCGACGCGAAGAAGTTCGACACCCGCGTCTGGGACCCGGTCAAGCAGACGATCAAGCGCGTACCCACCCCGGCCGACCTGTTCTGCACGGGGCACACCCAGTTGTCCAACGGCAATCTGCTGATCGCGGGCGGCACCAAGCGCTACGAGAAACTGAAGGGCGATGTCACCAAGGCCGGCGGCCTGATGATCATCCACAACGAGAACCCCGACAAAGGGATGCGGATCAAGGCGGGGACCGAGTTCGTCGGCAAGGCGAACGGCAGGACGTTCGTCCTCAAGGACACCGTCGACATCAAGAAGGCCGTCAAGACCTTCGATCCGGACACCGGCAAGTTCACCGGCAACAAGCCGGGGATCGCGCGCGCCTACGTCGAGGCCGAGCGGCGCGGCAAGAAGTACGAGACGGGGACGGAGGACAACTACCGGATCGTGGGCCTGAAGGGCGAGGACGCGCGGAACACGTACGGCATCGCGCAGAAGCTCGCCCTCGACAAGAAGGACTTCCAGGGGATCAGGGACGCCTACGAGTTCGACCCGGTCGCCGAGAAGTACATCAAGGTCGACCCGATGAACGAGGCCCGCTGGTACCCGACGCTGACCACCCTCACCGACGGCACGGTCCTCAGTCTCTCCGGCCTCGACGAGATCGGTCAGCTGGTCCCGGGCAAGAACGAGGTCTACGACCCCGAGACCAGGAAGTGGACGTACACGAAGGGCGTCCAGCAGTTCCCGACGTACCCGGCGATCTCCCTGATGCAGAACGGCAAGCTGTTCTACTCGGGCGCGAACGCGGGGTACGGGCCGGACGACATCGGGCGTGACCCCGGTGTCTGGGACCTGAAGAGCAACAAGTTCACCAAGCTCCCCGGTATGAGCGACGGCAAGCTGCTCGAAACCGCCGGGACCGTGCTGTTGCCTCCGGCGCAGGACGAGAAGTACATGGTCATCGGGGGTGGCGGGGTCGGTGAGTCGGAGCGGTCCAGCAAGAAGACCCGGCTGATCGATCTGCTGGCCGACGAGCCGAGGTTCGTGGACGGGCCGGAGATGGCGAAGGGCACGCGGTATCCGCAGGCCTCGATCCTGCCCGACGACACGGTGCTCATCTCCGGCGGCTCGGAGGACTATCGCGGGCGCGGCGACTCCAACATCCTTCAGGCGCGGCTGTACGACGCGAGGAGGGGCGGGATGCGACGGGTGGCCGACCCCCTGGTCGGCCGGAACTACCACTCCGGGTCCATCCTGTTGCCGGACGGGCGGGTGGTGTTCTTCGGGTCGGACTCCCTCTACTCCGACAGGGCCAACACCAAGCCGGGGGAGTTCGAGCAGCGGATCGAGATCTACACGCCGCCGTATCTGTTCCGCGACGCGCAGCCGACGTTGACGGGTGGGCCGAAGACGGTCGCGCGCGGCGGGAAGGCGACGTTCGGCACGCGGCACGCGTCGGCGGTCAGGTCGGCGCGGTTGATCCGGCCGAGTGCGTCGACACATGTGACGGATGTGGACCAGAAGTCGATCGAGGTGGACTTCGAGGCGGACGGTGATCGGATCACGGTGACCGTACCGAAGAATCGCAATCTGGTGCAGTCGGGGTGGTACATGCTGTTCGTGACGGACGACGCGGGGACGCCGAGCAAGGCGCGGTGGGTGAAGGTTCCTTAG
- a CDS encoding glycoside hydrolase family 6 protein: MYGSRGAGVRASVGVAGAALLLAGCFGGDSDDGEGERSSGSDITQQPRGTAPFWVNPRGNAAIQVAAYEKAGKDKDAKLIRMIAEQPTGEWIGPENPEQEAEGFTEAAEKAGRDAVLVLYNIPHRDCGQYSGGGAADGDAYRSWIDGVAQGIGDRAATVVLEPDAVLHVVDGCTPEEFHEERYDLLKGAIERLGALKNTKVYLDAGNAGWGDPEEIYDPLKWAGVEQADGFAVNVSNFYTTEDSIEYGRQLSSKIGDKPFVVDTSRNGNGPWTEGDEDERWCNPPGRALGETPTTKTADSLVDAYLWVKRPGESDGECKGGPKAGEWWPEYALDLAKASD, translated from the coding sequence ATGTACGGCAGTAGGGGGGCCGGGGTTCGGGCGTCCGTGGGGGTGGCAGGGGCGGCGTTATTGCTCGCCGGGTGTTTCGGGGGAGACAGCGATGACGGCGAGGGCGAGCGGTCCTCCGGTTCCGACATCACCCAACAGCCGCGCGGCACGGCCCCGTTCTGGGTCAATCCGAGAGGGAACGCGGCGATACAGGTCGCCGCCTACGAGAAGGCGGGCAAGGACAAGGACGCCAAGCTGATCCGCATGATCGCCGAGCAGCCGACCGGCGAGTGGATCGGCCCGGAGAACCCGGAGCAGGAGGCCGAGGGCTTCACCGAGGCCGCGGAGAAGGCCGGCCGGGACGCCGTCCTCGTCCTCTACAACATCCCGCACCGCGACTGCGGCCAGTACTCCGGCGGCGGCGCGGCCGACGGCGACGCGTACCGGTCGTGGATCGACGGCGTGGCCCAGGGCATCGGGGACCGGGCGGCCACGGTCGTCCTGGAGCCCGACGCGGTGCTTCACGTGGTGGACGGCTGCACCCCGGAGGAGTTCCACGAGGAGCGGTACGACCTGCTCAAGGGCGCGATCGAGAGGCTCGGCGCGCTGAAGAACACGAAGGTGTATCTGGACGCGGGCAACGCCGGCTGGGGCGACCCCGAGGAGATCTACGACCCCCTCAAGTGGGCCGGCGTCGAACAGGCGGACGGCTTCGCCGTCAACGTCTCGAACTTCTACACCACCGAGGACTCCATCGAGTACGGCAGGCAGCTCTCCTCGAAGATCGGCGACAAGCCGTTCGTCGTCGACACCAGCCGCAACGGCAACGGCCCCTGGACCGAGGGCGACGAGGACGAACGCTGGTGCAACCCGCCGGGGCGGGCGCTGGGGGAGACCCCGACGACCAAGACCGCGGACTCGCTGGTGGACGCGTATCTGTGGGTGAAGCGGCCGGGAGAGTCGGACGGCGAGTGCAAGGGCGGACCGAAGGCGGGGGAGTGGTGGCCGGAGTACGCGCTGGACCTGGCGAAGGCGTCTGACTGA